A window of Acropora muricata isolate sample 2 chromosome 3, ASM3666990v1, whole genome shotgun sequence contains these coding sequences:
- the LOC136911086 gene encoding lysine-specific demethylase 2A-like: protein MDCEFEGERRLRKQNRRNYNYDTEDIIEGKRTFSVEEKLASPKFAEGDFVKMFTGDEFTLKYIQENGFNSPIVMRSTDGLDIRVPNKDFTVEDVKNFVGARRIVDVIDVNTQQALEMSLQQWVKYFTSEEREDIYNVISLEFSHTKLEDLVEPPQVVRVMDWVNVVWPQDLMISSGTPPTPWQI from the exons ATGGACTGTGAATTCGAAGGAGAACGTAGATTG AGAAAGCAGAATCGCCGGAATTACAACTACGATACGGAGGATATAATCGAAGGCAAACGTACGTTTAGCGTGGAAGAAAAGCTTGCCAGTCCAAAATTTGCCGAGGGCGATTTTGTAAAGATGTTCACTGGAGACG AATTTACCCTAAAGTATATACAAGAAAATGGCTTTAACTCACCAATTGTCATGAGAAGCACTGATGGATTAGATATTCG GGTTCCAAATAAAGATTTCACTGTTGAGGACGTGAAGAATTTTGTGG GGGCCCGGCGCATCGTGGATGTTATAGATGTCAATACACAGCAAGCTTTGGAAATGTCATTGCAGCAATGGGTGAAATATTTCACAAGTGAGGAGAGAGAAGACATTTACAATGTCATAAGCTTGGAGTTTAGCCATACGAAATTGGAGGACCTTGTAGAACCCCCACAAGTG GTTCGTGTCATGGATTGGGTGAATGTTGTCTGGCCACAGGATCTTATGATCAGCAGCGGGACTCCACCAACTCCTTGGCAGATATGA
- the LOC136911540 gene encoding uncharacterized protein produces MAVNGCKPEHTLFCPENCAVKHNEMIMALCAISDDSRKPPDLGALKVALYSHLQTGWNAQSSVPDALTEFQFPLVHWACVLGRTQVLSWLLSKMKFKAFVVAERTGESGLHRALRLLHRVRSRDTTPRSVDFICSKFSLVLYSLTEQDPSGLFLKEKRQGNSAFHVCALCISQQQAVSGELEYYENCMKNLLIRVSSLQTMERLPKDALHMAVNERNDNGETVLHILARSNISAKTVKYLLSDYREIVNKSAKNSEGKTPLDIAQEHKADLIERELGEEIAERLVRSHPDLYQLFTEDTQQVSSSGSCFDEETDSVSRQKRLQADGFKGYSLRLSSLVTRDGFYRDSASKGRTSDENFSQSDSGCPLSLLDPMLVSYPEISASTTDSSSAAGDNSNSLVISHSVPTNATAEQESCVPVDLVENSVVIDLEEDETDDEQLSCGTAVVNCVADGGSLSSTAAQIYISSDSLSESSPLSQSVLSLEESEDVPESARACATLQDGDTCSLLSESSIGRENGECSSLLRVIRQESDVASILVARLQDKKEQNRMELRQAQRDLTTKQKKEGQANCILVQLRAERENILAQMNNLKKRREELMEELKSTEKNISHLQEESLRLQSSVDEQVRITDTVKTERQKASEACVSLKRKFTEYSEALSDICFPSEGQIAKKECKDDA; encoded by the coding sequence ATGGCTGTGAACGGCTGCAAACCCGAACACACGTTGTTTTGTCCAGAAAACTGCGCAGTGAAACACAATGAAATGATCATGGCATTATGTGCCATAAGTGATGACAGCAGAAAGCCACCGGATTTAGGGGCTCTGAAAGTGGCCCTTTATTCCCACTTGCAAACAGGATGGAATGCGCAGAGCAGTGTACCTGACGCTTTGACAGAGTTCCAATTTCCTCTGGTCCATTGGGCATGCGTGTTAGGGAGAACTCAAGTTCTTAGCTGGCTTCTATCAAAGATGAAATTCAAAGCTTTTGTTGTTGCGGAGCGAACCGGTGAGAGTGGTCTGCATCGAGCTTTAAGACTCCTGCATCGAGTGAGGAGTCGCGATACGACGCCGAGATCAGTTGACTTCATTTGCAGCAAGTTCAGCTTGGTGTTGTACTCGCTGACAGAGCAGGATCCGAGTGGATTGTTCTTGAAGGAAAAGCGCCAAGGCAACTCGGCTTTTCACGTGTGTGCGTTATGTATCAGCCAACAACAAGCAGTGAGCGGTGAATTAGAGTACTATGAGAATTGCATGAAAAATTTGCTGATTCGTGTCTCAAGCCTTCAAACCATGGAGAGGTTGCCCAAAGACGCGCTGCATATGGCAGTTAATGAGAGAAATGATAATGGGGAAACCGTTCTCCATATACTTGCTCGGAGTAACATCTCAGCCAAGACCGTCAAGTATCTTTTGTCAGATTACAGAGAGATCGTCAACAAGTCTGCAAAGAACAGTGAAGGTAAAACCCCGTTGGACATCGCTCAAGAGCATAAAGCAGATCTGATCGAGAGAGAATTGGGTGAGGAAATAGCAGAACGGCTGGTAAGATCTCATCCCGACTTGTACCAACTGTTCACCGAGGATACACAGCAAGTTTCAAGCAGTGGCTCGTGCTTCGATGAAGAAACTGACAGCGTATCAAGGCAAAAGAGGCTCCAAGCGGATGGCTTTAAGGGATATTCACTTCGTTTAAGTAGCCTTGTAACCAGAGATGGATTTTACCGTGATTCGGCGTCGAAAGGGAGAACCTCAGATGAGAATTTCTCGCAGAGTGACTCGGGGTGTCCCCTCTCTCTTCTCGATCCCATGCTGGTTTCTTATCCGGAGATTTCTGCGTCAACGACAGACAGCAGCAGTGCTGCTGGTGATAATTCTAATTCTCTTGTTATCTCGCATAGCGTGCCGACAAATGCTACTGCGGAGCAGGAGAGCTGCGTTCCTGTCGACCTTGTGGAGAACAGCGTTGTTATTGATTTGGAGGAAGACGAAACAGATGATGAGCAGCTCAGTTGTGGGACCGCTGTGGTGAATTGTGTTGCCGATGGCGGTTCCTTATCCTCAACGGCAGCTCAAATTTACATTTCGAGTGATTCATTGTCCGAAAGTTCTCCGTTGTCTCAATCTGTGTTATCATTGGAGGAAAGTGAGGATGTCCCGGAGAGTGCACGTGCTTGTGCGACATTACAGGATGGCGACACGTGCAGTCTTCTTTCGGAGTCGTCGATAGGGCGTGAGAATGGTGAGTGTAGCTCTCTTTTGAGAGTCATTCGTCAAGAGAGTGACGTTGCAAGTATTTTGGTTGCAAGGCTTCAAGACAAAAAGGAGCAAAATCGGATGGAGTTACGACAGGCTCAGAGAGACCTTACgaccaaacaaaagaaagaagggCAGGCAAACTGTATTCTAGTACAGCTTAGAGCTGAGCGAGAGAACATACTTGCGCAGATGAACAATTTAAAGAAGAGAAGAGAGGAGTTGATGGAAGAGCTGAAAAGCACTGAGAAAAACATTAGTCATCTGCAAGAGGAGTCACTGCGGCTGCAATCAAGCGTTGATGAACAAGTTCGAATAACTGACACAGTCAAGACAGAGAGACAAAAGGCGAGCGAAGCTTGTGTTTCTTTAAAACGAAAATTCACCGAATATAGCGAAGCTTTGAGCGATATTTGTTTTCCCTCTGAGGGGCAAATTGCTAAAAAGGAGTGCAAAGACGATGCGTGA